A portion of the Spartinivicinus poritis genome contains these proteins:
- a CDS encoding helix-turn-helix domain-containing protein, whose amino-acid sequence MLKLSEETRRKYSILVAITTSNSPSLLDISNVTGIPSSSVKRYIAQIRSEFLIDLRFIQANNGRGRRGHYHIFHWGVIDRSEFLINFGSILDAQEKQVS is encoded by the coding sequence ATGTTAAAGTTAAGCGAAGAGACTCGCCGTAAATATTCGATACTTGTAGCTATTACTACAAGTAATTCTCCTTCATTATTAGATATATCAAATGTAACTGGCATCCCTTCCTCTTCAGTGAAGAGATATATAGCTCAAATTAGATCCGAGTTTCTAATTGATTTACGTTTTATTCAAGCAAATAATGGGAGAGGTCGAAGAGGCCACTACCATATATTTCATTGGGGAGTAATTGACCGCTCAGAGTTTCTAATTAACTTTGGCTCAATTCTAGACGCACAAGAAAAGCAAGTTAGCTAA
- a CDS encoding ParA family protein, protein MGKSIAVTNEKGGVGKTTVSVQLAHKLSESDFKVLLVDNDSSGDATTALFGEDIPETIKKGNQPEGVSNTIKMYNTDTEPKPIQVRDNLFLLGATDALSVLKGADMEPVYEFCDSIEVLKEDFDYIIIDCPPSFGLLFTSAIMATDGIIIPVIPEDFAFNAAKKVEHRIKQMNRRMGANQKKIAGVIANKVKNNPTPKSVTHYLEELKDNFGSLLFNTQINETIKISDAISLQESITDYAKPDTKAVKQISAFTDEVIARMEKI, encoded by the coding sequence GTGGGTAAATCAATAGCAGTAACAAATGAAAAAGGGGGAGTTGGTAAAACAACTGTTTCAGTGCAACTTGCCCATAAGCTTTCAGAAAGTGACTTCAAAGTATTACTTGTTGACAATGACTCATCTGGAGATGCAACAACGGCGCTATTTGGAGAAGACATCCCTGAAACAATAAAAAAAGGCAACCAGCCAGAAGGGGTTTCTAACACAATCAAGATGTACAACACTGATACAGAGCCAAAACCGATACAGGTTAGAGATAACCTCTTTTTGTTAGGTGCTACAGATGCTCTTTCTGTATTAAAGGGGGCTGATATGGAGCCTGTCTATGAGTTCTGTGACTCTATTGAAGTCCTGAAAGAAGATTTTGATTATATTATTATCGACTGCCCACCTTCTTTCGGCCTACTTTTTACCTCCGCAATAATGGCTACTGATGGAATAATAATCCCTGTTATACCAGAAGACTTTGCTTTTAATGCAGCAAAAAAAGTTGAACATCGAATAAAACAAATGAATAGAAGAATGGGGGCAAATCAAAAGAAAATTGCAGGTGTAATTGCGAACAAAGTCAAGAATAATCCTACACCAAAATCAGTTACTCATTATTTAGAAGAGCTTAAAGACAACTTTGGCTCTCTTTTATTCAACACTCAGATTAATGAGACTATCAAAATTTCTGACGCAATTTCACTACAAGAAAGCATCACTGATTATGCGAAGCCTGATACTAAAGCTGTTAAGCAAATCTCTGCTTTTACTGATGAGGTAATTGCTCGTATGGAGAAAATATAA
- a CDS encoding ParB/RepB/Spo0J family partition protein, protein MAKSFAERKKEKAAQRNQVSVNDLLQDKPESSSKEGVLLLLYPHQCFTEEQVRKEFDQDEISSMAASLKSNGQQQPIIVYPPNEKGLYKIDKGECRWLASQLIPNFRLKALIDPEAPLREKRKRIVCQIIENDQRNDLRPFEMANAIKDLANEKLTLEEIAEELGWITRNNKPNINKVSRYLNILKLPEEGINLVKQRVVTDLLTLDFLRKIYSINKEKFSALCELAKEDGGISRKRAEQEYKQCKSNTMASPSQEVDFSHERKRDSKEESLHGDKQNASQENTQTTDGVSENFSHERKAKTNNNEVPKIQSEIVIHVEIQNKTPGILVFDKPQKSGYAWVQTLQDERMLTKLEDLTITSIKY, encoded by the coding sequence ATGGCTAAGAGTTTTGCTGAAAGAAAAAAAGAAAAAGCGGCTCAAAGAAATCAAGTTTCAGTTAATGATCTATTACAAGACAAGCCTGAAAGTAGTTCAAAAGAAGGAGTTTTACTCTTACTTTACCCACATCAGTGCTTTACAGAAGAGCAAGTGCGAAAAGAATTTGATCAAGATGAGATTAGCTCAATGGCTGCATCATTAAAAAGTAATGGTCAGCAACAACCTATTATTGTTTACCCTCCAAATGAAAAGGGCTTATATAAGATAGACAAAGGAGAGTGTAGATGGCTAGCTTCTCAATTAATTCCTAATTTCAGGTTAAAAGCTCTCATTGACCCTGAAGCACCATTAAGAGAAAAAAGAAAACGTATTGTTTGTCAAATCATTGAAAATGATCAAAGAAACGACTTGCGTCCATTTGAGATGGCAAATGCTATAAAAGATCTTGCAAATGAAAAGTTGACCTTAGAAGAAATTGCTGAAGAGTTAGGTTGGATCACTCGCAATAATAAACCTAATATCAACAAAGTTTCACGATATTTAAATATCCTGAAACTTCCTGAAGAAGGTATAAATCTCGTAAAGCAAAGAGTAGTTACAGACTTATTAACATTAGACTTTTTAAGGAAAATTTATAGTATAAATAAAGAGAAGTTTTCAGCTCTTTGCGAACTAGCAAAAGAAGATGGTGGGATATCTCGAAAGCGTGCAGAGCAAGAGTATAAACAATGTAAGTCAAACACAATGGCTTCTCCTTCACAAGAAGTAGATTTCTCTCATGAGAGAAAAAGAGATTCTAAAGAAGAGAGTCTACATGGTGACAAACAGAATGCTTCTCAGGAAAATACACAAACTACAGATGGTGTTAGTGAAAATTTCTCTCATGAGAGAAAAGCAAAAACTAATAACAACGAAGTTCCTAAGATACAAAGTGAAATAGTAATACATGTTGAGATTCAAAATAAAACTCCAGGTATCTTAGTATTTGATAAGCCACAAAAAAGTGGGTATGCCTGGGTGCAAACACTTCAAGATGAGAGAATGTTAACAAAGCTTGAAGACTTAACAATCACATCAATTAAGTACTAA